The DNA window GCCAAAGGTAACTGAACGGACACCCCCACGCTACCGACGATTGAGTACTGAAAGCTCTAGTATCGCAAAGGCCGAGAAGGTAGTGAATCAAGAAAACAGAAAGGGATCAAAAACACCCATTGTAAAGGCAAAACTCAGAACTGAACGTACACCAACTCGTTCCCAAGTATTGAACTTAGAAGGCCTAAAGTATGATAAAGATCAAATGCAGGCAAGAAACTCTGAAGATGTAAGTTAATTCTAActgtttttcttttaacatATAAATTGTTGGTAAAATAGGCATCCTTTCTTGATTGTTCCAATCTATCTTTAACTATTGTAGGTTCAAGTTACTAAAAGGGGCGTACAGCAGTATGTTGCTCCATGTCTCTTGAGGGATGGTTGGAACAATGGGTGCAGCTACTTGGGCCAGTGTCAAAATCCAGAATCAATCACCAGCAGTGGCAAGTGTGCTGATGGCAGTTCCATGACAGTTGCATATCATAATGATATTTCTCGTTGCCCTAACAACTCAGTTTGTCAAAGCCAAACTTTGGCAACAGATTGTAGAATGAGAATTCCACGTCTTCAACTACCAAAGACACCCGAGCCACAGATACGTGCAAGAAATGAGGTTCAGATTGTGCCACAAAGGGACCTTGGCCTTTCTAACAAGTCTCACATACCTAGCTTGGTTAGTAGTACAAGTAAAAAAGGATCCCAAATAAAGAAATCACTTCAAAACATTGGGAAATTGATTCATGGCTCTGAGAAAAGGTAGGTAACTACTCAATCATTCTGTAGTAGGGGTAGATATAGATTGTGGAACATACTAACATTGTGCAAATTTACAGAAACCTGCTTCATACAATGGAAACACAGTCGCCTATTCATGGCATGAGCAACATTACTGATGGAAAGTCACCGCCACTCATATCTAGTGCAAGGGCAATGAGGAGGCAATCACTTACTGGTGGTCAGACTCTGGGAATGGAGAAATCACGGAGATCTTCACTAGGGGGGAAATCAGCCGGTTGTCGTGAGTTGATCTGACAAGAATGTCTATTCAATCCATCTGTGAAGAAGGAATTCTAATATTTGTTCTTATATATTTTGTAGATTAGTTTGTCATGTTTGTTTTATTCTGTTTTGTAGATTCAAATGAAACTCGGAATGCCAGGACACCTCCTCCTGTCCAGTCGCCGACATGTATGGCGAAGCGGTGGTTATGAATCTTTCAGTGCTGACAGAATAAATATTGAGATCTATGATGATGCTTTAACTCAAAGCATGCTGGCATGCTGACATTCAAATTAGGATTTGCGACATGTTCCTTGAAGCATTCGAGTGTATCCCTGATGAGGGTTCTGACTCATATCCCAGaaatgaaatgtaaaggtgATGTACAGAAGGAATAGGctcaatttttttcatttaaatccCAATTGATTTAAATGGATCTGAAGTTCCAATTTTGTTCATTCAATTCCATTTTATTGGTGCTCCAATCGTTTCTGTTTTGGAATGGAGCCTGTATTTTTATTGGATATTAACAATTGATTTACCTAAAATCTCTCAGTTTTGCGCCATGGATCTAGTAGTCTTGCCTCTTGAGCAAAAAATTTCCTATGGTTAGAGCTCCCTTGTAAAACAGGGATTTGCTACTACTATTGAATCACGTCTTGAGCTGGAAGCACCATGTCTGTCCTCAAATATGCAGCCTTTTAAGTCCTTAACAGCTATTCCATAAGTGAGAATGATCTTAAAAATGGTTCAGATCAAGATCAAGTCTCAACACACGACAGTCACAAAGACCAGTTAATTGCACCACTCTCTCTGGCACTGGCCATACTCATATCTCAGCACTTGACAGTCATTGAGAAAGGGATCTCTAACAAGATTGAAGGAGTAAGAGCAGTAAATGTCTTTGGGCAGAAAAAACAAGCAAAACTATAGACCTAAGTTCTTGGGGAATGGCAAGAAGGGGAACGGGCATAAAGGGTAACGAAATTTGACAATTTTCACCATTGGATGCTGGAGGGATCTGGGATTATTCAGCCAAGGCTTGTTTCATAGGGCCCAATTGACTTCTGAACAAGAAATAGGATGAGGGCCAACTGGTCTTAATCAGTAAAGAGGTGTTTCTGGTCTTCTCTTTCCAGATGAAACCCTGACATTATCCAATCTtgatgaccatattacaaaagaTCTCCTTATTACCATGAATTGTTGTCCTAATATCAGTACGGAGGCAAAAGTTCAAGAGTgctaaaatcaaatgaaacatAAATCTAGAGCAGCTTTAAAGTGTATCTATGTATTTACATAGATGTACAAATACATGGTTTCTACAgttaattgaattaaaataataagATGGTGAACAATAGAAACAACCTCAATGTTTGatccaaaaatatttttaattttaaacaaTCTAATAATAagttaaaatttaattttccttCAAGCATACTTTGACCAATAGATTGGCCTCTGAATCTTTTATGATGCTCTATCAGACATTCAAATTCAAGGAATGAAAGCAGGAGCATTACCTCCATGGGAGGGATTGGGCTTAGGCTAGTTCTCCTAGAGCTAAGGCTGGGCTTGGGCTACCGCAAATTTGCCCAGGGCCCAATCCTTTTACAGACTTGATGAGAGAGCTAGGCTCGCCTAATCTAAGGTGTATTTCAAAGGGCTGGggctattttaatttttgagtcGGTGTTTGTAGGTTTAGTTCATTCCCCAACTTCCACCCCCAAAGTAAAATGACTGTGGGGCTGGACCCTAAGTTTGGGGTGGTATGACCTTTAATGGGTAAGGATGGTTATGGTATTTGAAAATCTTTTGTTCCACTTCCACCTTGTCAAAGTTGGGTGCCTCGTGCATACATGTTAGATATGACTTGGTCATATTTCAAAAGGGTTCAATGTGGTATTGGTGATACCTGTATAACCTTAAGAGGTAGTCGATTTGGCAAGTGATCTTTTCTTTAGGAAACGTGTGATTCTGAGTTCAATTATTCTTATCTCTttagggccactcacatgggtgTGTTTACATTTTAGTTTGTTCTCATTTAATCCTGGTATGGCCTAATCCATACGGTTATACCTGTGGATTTCAATCAAAGAGAGAGAGCTCATATGGACTTATTTCATCcagaaaaaaaatcagggcATAGATGAAATGGTGAAGTAACCTTTAATGGTGGTTCCTGATATTCAAAAACATGTAAAATGTGGTTAATTTATACTAGGGCCTCAAACCCAATACGCTACCTGTTCTATATCATATATCAAGTTGCCCAACATTTGGAGTTTTGTTTCACTTTCAtccaaccaaaataaaataaaaaatctagggtttggagttgcagAAAAGTTGCAGCTAAGGATTGGGGAAGAAGCCAAGAAACTCAGGCTCCCACTTCCCTTGGACTTCGTGTTGCACACTTGCACTACGAAACCAAGCCTGAAGCCTTTCGTTGTTCCCTTGGGAGCGGTGCATCCCTTAAACTAAAAATAGTTATTTGAAAAGTGGTCTTGAAGATGATTCCATTATGGGCATTGGTCCTTGTAGTATCAATCCGTCCGGAGCTAAGGAAATTATATTTCTTCCTCAAATCATGTGGAAGGCACAATTGCCCTCCAGGACAGGGACTCCAGCTATGCAGTCATGGTTTCAAAAACTGGGAATCCGATCGGTCGAATCAGCTGATTCAGATTGGAATCTATCTCGATCGATCTTGATTTCTGTAATTTTGGAGCAATCGATTCTGGAGTTTTGGTATCAGGTCACTGGGTTTCAGATCTGAGGGACCAATTCTAAAGTTTTTAAAACCAAttctgatcttttttttttttttttttttttatataaaggtGGAGCTTTGTgcagttggaacttggaaggcaTTACAAATAAAACAGATTTTTGGTTAATAGGAAGTAAATAATTTCTTGTGGTTCCATGCGTTAGATATATGGGATGTATATTATGTTGATAATATTAATAAGAGGATCGAGAAGAggatatttttctttccttttttaaataattaaaataaataaataaacaaaccagGATAAGGCCATTGGATTCCAACGCAAACCCTTGATGGGGAGAAATTTATATTAAGCCTCTCTTCAGACGACAAAGCTAGATTTACAAGAGATTCTCAGGAAAGGaggattcccaaaaccctagacgTGGATAACTCTATTCCAACATTGGAACAAGAAAGACTAGATAACAcctgccccttttttttttttttaaatcatctctcagtaaatatttataaaaaaattattatatacTTCACAGATCCATAGAAGACATCTACCACTTGCATGTAAATTAACAGAAGTACTGTTCTTTACCACCATTACCATAGAAGAAAAGGTACTGTAAAGGTTTTGCTGAGAATTTATTAACTCAGTGCTTTCAATATTTAgtcaaaaaaaatctctttctaACATGATTATCAGTTATTCAAAAGCCTATTTTATCCCATATCCCCAACCCCCTCTTTGGATTAAATAAGAAGAGGACCTGTTAAACATAACTACCTTGGTTGTTGTAGAAAACTAGAGACTAGTTTAGATCTAGAAGCCAAGGGTGGGAGAACAAACAGAGATGAAAGCTACATCAGAACTCAATTAGTTACATAGGATTCTGAAGGTTTGATAAATTATGCCCCAAAatcatccaaaataaaataaaaacaataaaaattatgCCCCAACAAAGGTGATGCATGTAAGAATAGATTGAATATAGAAGCTTATTCCTTTCCTGGTGGCAGTCACAGGCTTAGCTAATTTAAAATCTAGACTAGGAATTAAAAATTTAGGAAATCTTATCTGTTAAAGGCaatcatgaaaaaaattaaataaaaccatTTCAGATTCTAAATTTCCTGGAATTTTATGTGAACATTCATTTCTAAGATTTGTTGTAGAATGGAAAGATGAGCATGAACGACGGGATGAACATGGTGAATAAGAGAATTTTAACTCTTCTTCTCAAAACAGTTGGATTCAAAGGCAAACACATCAAGCAAGAACATAAGGAAAAATTCAGGTCCCTTGTAATATCCATGTTAGTGGTAAGAAATTGTTTGGAACCTAGTATGTGGACTAGCTACACATAAACTTCACAAACATAGTAAGCTGGCAGACAGCTATCATCTAAAACAAGTAGTTGCTTACACTGTTTCATTCAGTACTGATTACATCTTATAATAAACATCCTAAAAGCTGGTTGATGAATGAGAATGATATAAAACTAAGGTCCATAATACTAGGATGAAGGTGAGAATCTTGTGCTGGGAATTTTATGAGAATCTTGAGGTTTTTAAAATCTTCGATGAGAAATAACATAGTAAGATACTTGATTGTGAACACAACTCTACTGTCAGGAAATAAGAACCTTTCTGTACTATGTCACAACCTGTTCAACTAGAATGATCCAAATAGATAGaacatacaacaacaacaacaacgtaGCATTATCCCAACCAAATGGGGTTGGCCACATGGACCTCTGCTCTTCAATCAAGTCTATTCGAAGTCGTACAAGATACGAGGCCTAAGCtaagcatgtctttcctcacttctTCCTATGGTTATGTGTTAGGCCAGTCACAATACATGCTGGTCACCTTATGATTTGATCtctgattttttctttaatgatgAATCAGAACTTACTAAACAGAAATAATAAGAATACACATGAAATTCAGGATACAATTATCCAGCAAAGATGTGTCAAAATAAGATGTTCAGAACATTTCTATgaccaagcaaaaaaaaaaaaggattaaccTCCTACAAATCTACGATGCTAAGCCCATCATCAAGGAACACCTAAATGTTTATTGGGGCATAATTTAATGCTCCAGTGTTCCCACATACAACTAGAAATAGTCCATTGATGCATGAAAAATCTACAAGTTCATAAACAAAAGAATTTAATTGTTGATTCATACATCTcatcacaaaataaataaataaataaataaaaattgggcgcctatttttttcttctttattttgtaCAGGTATACAAAAGAAGAGACAGGAGAAACAGATCACTACATACAAAAGCTTTACAATCTTCTTTCTTATGTTGAACATATGAAATTCAATGGAACAGTGGTATCAAACAATTAAGTAATGGGTAGAGAAAGACCAGATTAAGGAAAGACTGGAAGCTTTGAAGATCATTGTGGGTTTTGTCGTTGCATTCGTGTTCTTTGGGCAATGGTGTGCTCATAGGTACGAGCCAATCTCTTGCGGAATCTTTTGAGATCCAGTTTAACCTTCTGGCCATCAAGATAGATCTTCTTAGTGAATTGCCAACCTTTGGCATTCACACTATCAGGATCTGTGAGGACTGGATCATTTCTATCATACTCTCCATACAAGGAACTCTCCTTTGGTAGTAATTTATAGCCAACATACTTGAGACCAAGCTTTATTGCAGGTTCACCATAGTAAGTATAAGCAGCCCAGTCAGTACCAAGAGGGATAACTTGGATGAATACAGTTCCAGGCCTCATAAACAGGAGATGCGTCATAGCAGCACCGTGTACACCGATCATAGCATCACTATTATTGAGAACCCGATAAATCTTTGCCAGCTCGGTTGTAGGGTCTGGCTTCAAGATTTCAACTTGGAAACCAATTTCTTCTGCCAATTTCACCATTTCAGCTTCATTAGTTATCGATCTGGATCCATTTCTAGATATGATAACCAGTACTGGCTTCCATTTCTTTGGTCCTTgaacttcttcttctaatggaattggtgatgatgatgacaatgaagCCACTCTGTCTCCCTCCTCCTCTTCAATTATGCCCTTTATCCGAGGCCAATAGGCCTTGTCTAGAATATTGCGAAAATCTCTAATACTCTCTTTCCCCGGCATAAAGGATGCATTCACAGTGAGCTCATCATGGATTTTGAGACCAACAATGGCTTCAGGGAAGCAATGGGTTCTtgagtctccataaaaatcgaTTGGGGGATAATCAGTGAGATGGGAGAGGATATCTCCATATTTACTATACCACCAACGATGGTAGTCGGCGACAACAATCACAAATTTCTTCTTGAGGTGTTGAGTGGTTATGTAAAGAGGGATAAGTCCATCATTGAATTCATGGTAGACATTACCAGTGTAGCCACCTGTAGAGAAAATCACAGCAGGAACAGTGTGTCGAACATCGCATTCATGGCGAGGGGTAAGATGATACTTCTTCACAATAAGCTCAACATCACGAATGGTATTCATGACGCTCGTTTCCCACTTGCGAGTATAAGGCTTAATTTTCTCGTGATGTAGTTCCTCTTCTTCGACTTCTTCTAATCCTACATCTTCATTGAAGAATGGTGCTTGCTCATTATGATCGCCATATGGAAGATAGTttataatagaagaagaagcagcaagAATCCTTATATCCCCTTTCATTAAACAGGTATCATAGCGAAATGCTCTCCTATCGCAAAGAAGGGCCTCTGCAATTCATACCCAGTAAGGAAAAACCAGTTTATCCAATCAATTTCAGGTTGTTACAGAATTTTTGAATcacaaaatcccaaaaaaaaaagaaaaaaagaaagatgcagAACAGAAAGAAAGGATAAGATTACATACCATCAGAGGTTGAAGAAGGGAGCGGTTCTGCTTTCTGATCAGCACTAGGTCCATCGCTTCCCAGCTGGAAGGAATCTGATTAAAAAGGGAGAACCTTAATAAAGATAAGCCCATCAAAGAAAAAGCTCAAAAAGAGGctaaagagagaagaggaagaaacttacgGAGGAAGGAAAGAGTTTCAGAATAGCTGAAAAGCTGAGGGACTAAGATTAAGCTGCAAGACACAaatgagaagaggaagagcaAAGGGAGTAGCTTGCGCTTTGTTCTCTTGTAAAAACCATTGGTTCCCCAATCAAGAACAAGGGTAGGGGAGTACTCTCTGTCATCTTCTCCGTCTTCTTCAACCTGTCTAGGCTGATGATAACGGTGATGTTGCcccatttctctttctttctctctcctcgttTGACACTTTGGTACCCAGATGAAGAGaaatgactaaaaaaaaaaaaagctgttgCTTTACTTGTTGGTTCTGGGTTCTGAGTTCTGAGctgtttctttttctcccccttCGTTGTTCTTCTACTTAGGCTAGGCTTTGAGAGTCCACGAGAGGGGAACAGAAGAGAAAACAGGCGAAGGAGGCTTTAAACTACTGGGTGTGTGGCGTGGTGTCCTAACTTCTGCGctgtttcttctcctcctcctcctttgatCTTCTATATAGGGTAGGCTTTGACAGTATAGAAGgaagcagagaagaaagaagggggtGGCTTCAAATAAACAACTGGTTGTGATGTGGTGTCCTGCACACGGTCAAATGCGTGTTTAAGAGGAGAACAAAGATGGAGACTCAGGTCTTAAACATCTGataccaacccccccccccaaaaaaaagaagaaaaaatcttaaACAGCTCAACAATCCAAAATCCTTAGTTTAACATTTTCAATCAAAATGAGAAATTAATTTTGTATGATCGTTGTAATCTAAACAACACAGTCAAATGCGTGTTTACTTAGGATGAGAAAGGGATGGGAACTCGAATACTTGAAGTCTTGAataggcccaacccaactcaactAAAATTCTTAGATTACCTcaaaactgaaaaagaaaaaaatatatatatttagtgcACGAGACTCTTGTATGTGTGAGATTCATGGGTGAAAATTATCGTAGTCAATATTTGAAGAATTAAGTAAGAGATCGTTTCGATTGCTTGACTATTAGACTGCAAAATTCATAGTTTACTATAAGCCCAAACACGCCCCTTAATTTACCTTGCAACTTCCAATAATAGACTAATCAAGGATAAAAAGGGGTTTTCTCCATATCTAGAAAGATGTGGTTTGGATTTTATCTAGATACTACAAACCTAGGTGCTCTTtccatttttgttattttcagcACTTGGATTCTGGTCAAACCCGACTGCCCATACCCACCAAACCTGATggctttatcttcttcttcttcttcttcttcttcttctttttttttttttttttaaagattcaTAAAGAAAGGAATTTGGCCAGGTTACcctttttgatttcttcataTGGGTATCTTTAGCCTGGGTCTTGCTTCTTAAATTCTTGGATTCTAATTAAATTAAACTTGAATTTGCAAGGCATGCTTAGCTagtaattaaattttagaaTCATACTTGAATTCTATCTTTATCTCATGGGCTATAGGTATCTAAACACTCAGAAAATAGATTTTAGTATTAATAGTTTGTTAAAAAGAGATGATTTTATGAGAAAGGAAAAGGGTGGTTTGATGGATCGGGTCGGGTTTGACAATAACTTTAATTAGCTTTCATCAAAGTGATGGGTAGACCCAGGAGTACTGTTTGGTTGGAACAAGAAAAAAGGAATCTAAAATCTCGTGTGCTTTTTATTGGGTTCCGCGAGCCAAAAATAAACAATTGATAAAGTCTAACTTGATGAATTGAACTAAAGGCATCAAAGCCATCAATGGAGGCGTCAGCAGAGGGCAACtgatataatttaaaaaaaaaaaaatggaaaatgtcaGAAAACCATTAATCAATCCAAACGGGTCTCAAATTAAACAAGAGTGGCTGATTAAAGGGGGCGAGAGAGTTTAATGGGGCCCAATGGTGGTTGATCATCTCTGACCGTTGAATCAGTTATGTGGGATCTTATATTTGATGGGTATTGGGAAATAGCCGATATGGGCCCAAAGCCCATATAATGGATTGCCGGAGAAATGCATGTGTCTCTGGTCAGAAATTTGGATCTTCTCATACACTTTTGGGAATTTTTTCAAGGAGAGGTCTTCACTTACTTTAATTGGTCTTTCCCCCTCccttcttttttgcttttcttttagcAGGGATTGTCTCATTGTCGGCTTAATGGATGGATATCCGTAATAGTTACCACCTGCTTATATGGCACAAATTAAGGTGGAGTAGGGGTCCCACACTAAAGATCATCTAATCTCATTATGGAAATTTCATTCTTTTCCTCTCATTCTTATCTATAATCACAAGGACAGAGATCTTCAAGGATTGAAAAATGGTTAGTAACAAATTTTGAAAGTCAAAGATTGGGTCTGGTCTCAAAATAATTTCATTGATTGAATCATGATCGATTGTATTAGTTGATTTTTATTAGTATTGGATCAACCGTATTGGTTGTGATTGTAGTGATACAAATTTGATATGTATCAATAGTATTAATAACAAATGACAGTGCTTTTTGAATTTCTGTCAAATTCATATCACTACATTTCGATATATATTAGTATTATATCGGTGTCGACAGTGATTAACATGAACTAAAGTCATGTGTTGAACCAAAATTATATAATGGTCTCTTTTCCCTaggctctcttttttttttttttcgatataaatgcttgaaaataaaatgaagagagtCCACACAATCTTTTTCATTTTGCGAGGCTCTTAGACTTATTTGTCATAAGGTATTGAATACTTTTTCTatggtttttgtttttagtATCTCTTCAATTCACATGTCATGTTTTTACATTCAATTtcaaaacccccccccccaaaaaaaaaaaaaaaaaaaaaacttcacacTCAATTGAGGGTCACCATAACtccttcatcatttttttttcttgtcaattTTTAGTAcattttcaataataaaaatgtTTTTACTTCCATATTATTTATGAGAGGGATCTATACGGTAGCCTCATATATTGGCTATTAGAGAGAAAATGCCTCTCTTTCCTTATCGGAAAAATGAATAATTTCCTATTTTATGATTCAAACATCATAAACATTAAAGGGAAAATGTCCCTTTTAATGGATGTTGGGGtattaatgataaaaaaaaaaaaaaaagattatatatattttaatgccCCACATGccattctttttttcattatttatatccttgagaatcattttttgcatttttatgagAATTacgtaaaaaaatatttacttattATAGACatcaattataaaataaaaaagtgctcATTAGAAGAAGCACCCCaattaaaaatcataattaaatCCAAGGTGAGAGGATTTTATGAACAATCATTTACATAATTACctcaaaaattctttttcccacTTCTCCATATAATTGATTATTAGTAAGAAAGATTGAAAGAAAATGGGGCTATTTGCAAATAAAGAAAGGGCTTGGGACTTGAGAGTAAATATAGAGACAAAAGCAATCAAAGAAGGCATGGATGGCAACATAAACATGTTTTGGCgagttgaaatcgtctgtaattccgatctcgtacaatttcgtgcaataccaccttcaggcagtgacacgtgtattgataccaatacaatggtctagatctggtataactaataaaacattaaatcaataaagagacatttaaatcatatctggaccattgcattggtatcaatacacgtgtcaccccctgaaggtggtattgcacggaattgtacgagatcggaattgcagacgatttttttcctattttggcATATAGTGATGTGATAAGAACCTGACTTCATCCATAGGAACAAGTTCacatgagagagatagagagagggttgaaatcgtctacaatttcgatctcgtacaattccatgcaataccacctttaggcggtgacatgtgtattgataccaatacaatggtccagatctggtagaactaataaaacattaaatcagtaaagaggcatttaaaccagatctgaactattgcattgatatcaatacacgtgtcaccctttgaaggtggtattacacggaattgtacaagatcggaattacaAACGATTTTTTTCGATAGAGAGAGAAATGcgggggttgaaatcgtctgcaattccgatcttgtacaatttcgtgcaataccaccttcaggcggtgacacgtgtattgataccaatacaatggcctagatctggtacaactaataaaacattaaatcagtaaaaatgcatttaaatcagatctgggccattgtattggtatcaatatacgTGTCATCGCCTGAAGATGATAttacacggaattgtacaagatcgaaattgtagacgatttttttccgaaaTGTGGGGTATCCAAATCATCTGGAAATTGCAGGGGACGGAGGCATTTGGGTCACGGAGTCATTGGATGTACATATTCCATGTCACTTTCAA is part of the Macadamia integrifolia cultivar HAES 741 chromosome 9, SCU_Mint_v3, whole genome shotgun sequence genome and encodes:
- the LOC122088659 gene encoding xylan glycosyltransferase MUCI21-like; this encodes MGQHHRYHQPRQVEEDGEDDREYSPTLVLDWGTNGFYKRTKRKLLPLLFLFSFVSCSLILVPQLFSYSETLSFLHSFQLGSDGPSADQKAEPLPSSTSDEALLCDRRAFRYDTCLMKGDIRILAASSSIINYLPYGDHNEQAPFFNEDVGLEEVEEEELHHEKIKPYTRKWETSVMNTIRDVELIVKKYHLTPRHECDVRHTVPAVIFSTGGYTGNVYHEFNDGLIPLYITTQHLKKKFVIVVADYHRWWYSKYGDILSHLTDYPPIDFYGDSRTHCFPEAIVGLKIHDELTVNASFMPGKESIRDFRNILDKAYWPRIKGIIEEEEGDRVASLSSSSPIPLEEEVQGPKKWKPVLVIISRNGSRSITNEAEMVKLAEEIGFQVEILKPDPTTELAKIYRVLNNSDAMIGVHGAAMTHLLFMRPGTVFIQVIPLGTDWAAYTYYGEPAIKLGLKYVGYKLLPKESSLYGEYDRNDPVLTDPDSVNAKGWQFTKKIYLDGQKVKLDLKRFRKRLARTYEHTIAQRTRMQRQNPQ